CTCTGAGGCCAGACGAAGCGCAATCGCCTGCCCTATCCCGCGAGATGCCCCCGTTATTAGAGCCACCTTTCCGCCCAATTCACCCATAGCCCACCTCTCCCTCAAGTTACTCAGAATAATTTCACATTTCCCATTATCTTAGATTATCCAGTGAAACAGAACAAAACGAGGGGAGCAAATTCATAATCGAATGATATAGTCTCTCAAACCCGCATGGCCGAGAAAACGGCAGATGCCCTACAATGGAAGCAACTAAAAGCATGTAATTGATTTGCAAATGGCCACTGAGCCAAACATTCGAACCTTGAAGCAATAAACTATGGAGAGAAAAAATGAGTGAGAAATCCGAAGCCTACCAACGTGGATTAGAAATCAAGGAGGCCCTCGGCGAATCTGCTCGCAGCAGCCTCGACGAAATCGATCAAGAATTTGCCGACGTTACTATCGAAACAATCTTCGGTGGGCCCTGGGCCCGTGAGGGGCTAAGCCTCCGAGATCGCGCCCTCGTAACAGCCGCCACGGTCATTGCGCTGGGCCGCGAAGCCAGGGCCGTCAAACCCAATATTCGGCGAGCGCTAAAGAGCGGTGTAACGGATCGCGAGTTTCGGGAAATGTTGTACCAGGTCATGCACTACGCTGGCTGGTCAATTGGGGGCCCAGCCATGAATAACTACAAGGAGGTGCTGGCGGAATTGGAGAATGAGGGATAATCAAAACCAAATTCCTCAGCACCAACAATATGACAGGTGTATAATTTATTTTCCTTGTGAGTTTATGCGCTGAGCTCAACTTTGACCGATTATTGACTTAATCGCTTATTCGAATTTCTTTCTTTCAGGAGAAAACAATGCGGTGGATGCGCTTTGAGGTTGACGGCAAAACTACTTACGGAATCGTTGAAGGCGATTCGGTCAAAGCGGTGGATGGCGATCCCTTTGATGGCTACCAGGAAACCGGCAAAAACCATGACATATCCAATGTCAAAATATTAATACCCCTCGTCCCGAAAACGTTCTACGCGGCGGGTCTGAACTATGTCGCGCATATTGAAGAGCAGGCCCGCCTGCATGGCCAGGAGATCAACCTGCCCAAGAAAGCCGATGTCGGCTACCGGGCGAATAATTCCTTGATCGCCCATGGCGAGACAATCGTTATTCCGAAAGACGCGACCGTAAAGGTCGAATACGAAGGCGAACTGGTTGTCGTCATCGGAAAGAAGGCGAAAAACATCACCGAGAATGAGGCGCTCGATTATGTTCTCGGCTTCACCATCGGAAACGACCTCAGTGAGCGAAACTGGCAAAAAGAAGACCGCACCATGTGGCGTGCGAAAAATACAGACACCTTTGCGCCCATGGGTCCCTGGATCGACACCGATGCGAAACTCGAAGACATGGAAACCATCGTCAGCGTCAACGGCAAAGAAAAAATCCGGTTTAAAACCAACGATATGCTTTTTGGCGTCGAGCACTACATGAGCACCATCTCTAAATACATCGAACTTCTACCGGGAGACGTATTGTGGATGGGCACCGAAGGCGATTCGCCAAACCTTGTTCACGGCGATGTCGTTGAC
The Nitrospinaceae bacterium genome window above contains:
- a CDS encoding fumarylacetoacetate hydrolase family protein, translated to MRWMRFEVDGKTTYGIVEGDSVKAVDGDPFDGYQETGKNHDISNVKILIPLVPKTFYAAGLNYVAHIEEQARLHGQEINLPKKADVGYRANNSLIAHGETIVIPKDATVKVEYEGELVVVIGKKAKNITENEALDYVLGFTIGNDLSERNWQKEDRTMWRAKNTDTFAPMGPWIDTDAKLEDMETIVSVNGKEKIRFKTNDMLFGVEHYMSTISKYIELLPGDVLWMGTEGDSPNLVHGDVVDIEITGIGTLSNPIIKES